The Glycine soja cultivar W05 chromosome 4, ASM419377v2, whole genome shotgun sequence genomic sequence GCTGATAACACTCACtagtattttgaaataattttattttctaaatgtgATAAGTACGAAATAATACCAAAGTAATTTATTACTGatagaaatattaattgttttcttcttaaaaaacgcacttaaaatgtttttttactatGACTCTTTTTTATTAACGCCATAAAGTGTTTCAGAGTACTTTTAGATAAAAAGTAGATgactaaattataataatgagCACATCTAAATGAGTTATATTACTTGTTGGCTGTTAAactaaaaagttttatattattaatattatgatttttaagataattatttaaaagtaaataaatttattatatataattattttttattaaataataatgtcaaaaaatttatatttcaatgCATAACcttgttttataatttgaaaataatttaattacgaGTTTTTGTACCAAggaagttaaattaaaaattaaaaatatgaatacttgaaactttaaaaattatattttaattttaaaaaatattccttaGCAATGTTTCTAAAAAGGACAAATACTAATTAAAATCTTAGGAATGctagataagaaaataaaaaaaaaactattaaaaggTATTTATTGCAtccaaaatatgaataattaacatattttaaatgattaaaaagagTTTAACctgcatatattatttttactataaataagtatttgtttgaattttaattataaattactatGTAATAGtttataattgaataacaacataaattattttataggtTAACGTATgatcattaaatttaattaaaactatatatttaattttgcttaATCACGAAGATATTAAAAGGACAAATGTTGTACCAATATAATCGAGGCTTTAAGTTCCTTTaccaaatacttaaaaaaaattgaatattagtaaaaaattaaaatttaattaaaatatcatatcaaacatatttttaataacaagataaatattaatatgtgTTTTTAAGATATTGGTTAAATaactaaaagcaaaaaaaattatttacactctactttgaatttcataataaatattttatcttttttaattttttaaattatgttctAATAACACTCACCGGTCAAACTCTAATAACAATAAgatgaatattaattaatattttaaaaatatcggttaagatatttaaaatataaatatttttattaaaagataaaaaagatatcttgttcatgattttttatattctagttttttattttaattttttaattaatatcctaaAATATTAGTAccctaataataattaaattgtagTAGCGTAAGGAGTGAGCAACCCTTCCTAGGCCTCGGAAAGTGAAGCGAGTAAACACAGCAAACAGCAAAACAAAGCAGAGTGGACCATTCAGCACAGTCCGACCGTAACCTCAGCTTTTATGTGGCTTCAACTAAATTAACTGAATCCATTCCCTTTAAATTACCAAAGAGCCCCTAGCCCTGCCACTCCTTAGTTTCTGAAAAAGGGCTCGTTGGTCGAGACTCCTCACCAACCTGTCACACACACACTCTGACTCATGCCACAACGGGAACTGCCCACTGCCAAATGCCAACCAAACAAAACCTCTCTCTCACTCTTGCATGTTTGTTTTCAACATACCCTTGAACCACCATTTAATCAAAAGTTTGATATATTTAATTagctaaaaaaataagtaatcaggtgatataaaaaatatttgtgtaatgtttgatttaaaaatgattgaatgataatataaaataaaaaatgatagactaaataaatatttaaaaatttataactcaTTAAATCTTGATATAACTTTTTGTTTagtatctaaaaaaataaaaaatataatattattcatatttatctCTCTCCTTATCTTTATTACGCCTCTCATTGCAATCTCTCAAATCATTTCTTCCTCTTCATTCTCCTTCTATCCAACGCTTACCTTATCGCCGACAACTATCTTTCTCGCCACCATCTCTCCCTCACCGCCCTTGTTGATATCTTTTGTTACCAGGTCCTCCTCTAGTTCCTTCTTGATCTTACCTTCAAGTTTATCATCATGCTCCTTTAAATTTGACGTCTTCTCGATCCGCTCCCCTGCACTATATTCCCCATCCAACGTCACCATTCTCTTCTTCATAAAGAAGTGCGACATTGTCAGACAATCACACAGAATTGTTGTCCTACGACAAATCGCGTTGATCTTCCTCCTCGTCGACAGAGACACATTGTCAGTAACACTAAGCTGGTTCTTTTGGCTTGTCATGAATCACCCCACCGTGAAAGAGAAGATCCTCGTGGAGCTAACAATGATGCTTACTTCCACTCGCAATGATGATCGATGACACTGAACAAAGGAGGCAATGGACttcaaagaaatagaaaaatttatttacttaaaaGTAACATTAGTCGAAACATTAcgtgataataaattttatattaaataataaaataatttaaaatttttcaaaatcttgttttatattcttttctaaTGCAAACCAAACATTGAACACTACAAAcgatattataataaaatttatattattttatttaatacataAACAAGTAAGAtacaatacaaaattatttatattatacatCAACCATCAAATAacatacaatataaaaaattatcatgtaaCTCAATTATTtgtctaaaattattttgtctATCGTGCTTTATTAACTAATCAAAGGGACccctaaatttttatttctcgtGAAACTCATGTATATactaaaccaaacacaccaATGTAGACTTAACTCTTAACTCAACACTCGCTGGCGTGGCTCCTCTCACGAGCCATGGCCCCTCTCACGCTCTCACGAGCCATGGCCCCTCGCATTTATGAGATTTTACTGTTTTGCCACTCCTCCTTCTCTATTTAACATTTCTTGCTCACCCGCATTCAACACCGCCATTCAAGTTTTTCAACAACCCGCTTCCCACGCTACTGCAACtaccatttttcttttcttttttccttgaaCCAAACGATGCCTGTTTTTTCTATTAGCAGGTTTGTGTCTGTCTTGTAGAACCGTTTTTTTCTTTACTCCTTCGAACTTTGTCGTTtcgctttgtttttttttcctcattaCAATGTTACAATATTTTATGTCATGGAAATTTGAACTCCAGATTCTCTCCCCTACCTCCCCTGCCCTAcgtttcttttctctttgactgttaatattttatcttttcttataaTAATGCTGTGGGAATGAAAACAACTATGGTATGGCTTGCACTGCAGCGGAGAAGAAATGTTGTTAATGCTTCATTCAATGGGATTTCTCATTGCTCTTTCTTGTTGAAGGTTCTTTTCTACTATTAGAAAAGTGTTGTCTTTTATAGCCATTAAATGATTCTTTTGGTTTTACCTATTTGCAGGTCGATTACATTATATTCATATATTCACCTTCTCTTCTATCCCATTTCTACCTCATTTTCTAATTACATCATTcatcacttctttcttttttcttttttttaaatctcttttCTTCCATCCAAATCCTCCCCATACGGGGtgaacttttataaaataaaattcgatTTTTctttacgttttttttttaaaaaaaaattgggaaaaTGATGGGTACACACTGAGAGAGTTCACAAAAGAAAGTATAATAGGTGATACAGAAGAGACAAAGcgatagaagagagagaaatacTAGGTAGAGTGAAATGACGAGTTATTTAGAGTGATAAAGTGTTCATgtgttattacttattattattgtttattttgacCCCATCGCCTTTTTATACTTTTCTTGAAATGGTGTATAGGAGGTGTAaagaactgttttttttttttttttgtgctttgCTTTGCTGGGTTGTTTTATGTTCCCAAACCCTTTTGTAGTGCaaactctgtgtgtgtgtgtgtgtgatttctAGTACTCTTTGTCTGTGTTGATGTTATCTTTGTCTTGTAGGTGAGGGGGGTTGCACTGTCTCTAGTGAACTCTGATTTTCTAAGTGTGAGATAATGATGGATGGGCGGCGGCATTCAGTTGATATTCCAATTTCCAAAACTCTTGTGGCACTGAGGAGGGTCAGGTCATTGAGGGATCCAACTACTAATTCCATGAGCAAACTCTCTTCTTTGGTTGATAATGTGCACTGGGAAAACGGTTCTGCCAATGAAATTTCCCTCCGGTTTTCGGATGCCACTCGGCTGTGTGATTCCGATGACAATGCTGCTTTCAGATCAAGGAATTTAGGTTTCAAGGGACATAGGGAACCGGATGATGCTGATTTTGTATTGAATCATGGCTTGTTGAACTCAAGGTTGAAGCCTAGTGGGATGTCTTGTAAGGATGATCAACGAGATGATGAACTAGTTTACTCAAAGCCTAATCTGCAGTGTACTTCTGGAGATAAATCACCAAGTGAAAGCTGTGGTAGCAACCATGGGGGTAAAGGATTGGACTTGGCTTGTATTGTGCTTCCAAGTAATAATTTCAAGGATGGGGATTCATGCTATGTAGGAACTGCTAGATCATCTCAATTAGGGAGAATAGATTGCTCCAAGTCAGCCAAAAAGTCTCTACGCAAGAATCAAGTGAACCCATCGGAGTTAGCGGGAAGTATTGCTAGCAATGAAGGTAGTCCATGTCCTTCTGGTTATGATGCTTTTTCGCCATATTGTGCTTCAGTAGGTATAAATCAAGATGTTGATGTTTTAGATAATAATGATAATGGATGTGGAATAAGCTGCTGTTGGTCAAAATCACCAAGGTTTAGAGAATCAAATCTATATGGCGAGATCGAAGACCGTCCCTTGATAACTCACCGTGTTGATGAGACAGATCTTCATGCACACAGAAGCATGAGACACAATGGTGGTGGTGGGATTAGTCCAACTTTGGAAACTCCTAGAAGTTTATCGATGAAATTCAGGCCTAAATCATTTAGTGATTTGGTGGGACAAAATGTGGTAGTAAGGTCTCTTTTGGGTGCCATCTCCAGAGGAAGGATAACATCATTTTATCTCTTCTATGGTCCACGTGGCACTGGCAAGACATCTGCGTCTAGGATGTTTGCTGCTGCACTGAATTGCCTCTCTGTTGTGGAGCAAAGGCCATGTGGTCTATGCAGAGAAtgtgttttgttattttctggAAGAAGTAAAGATGTTAAGGAAGTGGATTCTGTGAGAATCAATCGTGCAGACCAGGTTAAATCCCTTATTAAGAATGCAAGCATCCCTCCGGTTTCCTCACGTTTTAAGGTTTTCTTTATTGATGAGTGCCAGTTATTGAATGGGGAGACATGGGCAAGCATTTCAAATAGCCTAGAGAACCTTTCTCAACATGTGGTTTTTGTGATGATCACTCCTGATTTGGATAAGCTTCCTCCAAGTGCAGTTTCCCGGGCTCAGAGGTATCACTTTCCGAAGGTTAAAGATGCCGACATTGTATGCAGACTAGAAAAAATTTGCGCCGAAGAAGGTCTTGAATTTGAACAGGATGCTTTGGACTTCATTGCTGCAAAATCCTGTGGTTCTGTTAGGGATGCAGAAATGATGCTTGATCAGATGAGCTTGCTTGGTAAAAAGATCAATATTTCTTTAGCTTATGAGCTGGTAAGTCTAGTGCTTTTGTTCCATACATGTATTTACTCCAAACTACAGTTTTCTCCTTGGTAATTCTGGCTTACCCCTTTGTTGTTCTGCAGACTGGGATCGTATCGGATGATGAGTTGCTTGATTTGCTGGATCTGGCTTTGTCATCTGACACTTCGAATACAGTTATAAGAGCTCGGGAGCTCATGAGATCAAGGATAGATCCTTTGCAACTTGTATCTCAGTTGGCAAATCTCATTATGGACATCCTTGCAGGGAAATGTGAAAATGGTGGTTCTGAAGTGAGAAGTAGATTTTCTAGGAGATACAGCTGTAAGTGCTTAAAGCATAATTTATCATATTCTGGTTAACTTTAAGCAAATACATTGATGTTTAACATTCTTGCAGTACATGTTTGTGTTTCTCTGGCACAACTCTATTTTGCTCATATCTTATTTCTGTTATCTGAATAGTTGTTTTTCTCTATGGTAGCGGAAGCTGATCTGCAGAAACTGAACAATGCATTGAAAGTACTTTCTGATACTGAGAAGCACTTAAGATTTTCGAAGAATCAAACAACGTGGTTCACCGTAGCCCTCCTACAGTTAAGCTCTGTAGATTGTCAATCTGTGGATGCAAATGATACCAAGCTGAGCCTTAGAGGTGCATGCAATGGAGGTGAGCttgatttttttcctttggttattacattattttcaaTTCCTTTTCTCCATTGTTGTTTGGCAGAATGGAGTGGTTTTGTCAActagaacattttttttcttttcattatttaCAGGGCAAAGCTTGGAACATTTTGACACAGGTCTGTGTGATAACAAGTCATACAGATTAGAAGTGCCAGAGGATCACAAAGGAACATTGGATTCCATTTGGTATAAAGCTACGGAGATGTGTCATTCTGGTCAGCTCAAAAATTTTCTCAGGAAGAAGGGGAAGTTGTCTTCACTTCATGTTGATCGCAGTACAGCTTGTAATTTTCTTTATGTCTTGTCTTCCtactcatttttcattcatttaaaaatttcttGCATCATAGCTTAACTGCTTTCTGCTGTTATGTTTGGTGTTTTTGTCATACTTTCTCTATAAGGATTttgcttgtttttttattgCAGAGAATTTTGCTTGTTAAAAGGTGTCTCTAATTGATTGATTTCTTTTATTAGATAAAGTTAtcaagagaatttgaatttctgtaatttagaattcattgtttggatactttttatgaagaatttaaaattttagaattt encodes the following:
- the LOC114409902 gene encoding protein STICHEL-like 2; its protein translation is MMDGRRHSVDIPISKTLVALRRVRSLRDPTTNSMSKLSSLVDNVHWENGSANEISLRFSDATRLCDSDDNAAFRSRNLGFKGHREPDDADFVLNHGLLNSRLKPSGMSCKDDQRDDELVYSKPNLQCTSGDKSPSESCGSNHGGKGLDLACIVLPSNNFKDGDSCYVGTARSSQLGRIDCSKSAKKSLRKNQVNPSELAGSIASNEGSPCPSGYDAFSPYCASVGINQDVDVLDNNDNGCGISCCWSKSPRFRESNLYGEIEDRPLITHRVDETDLHAHRSMRHNGGGGISPTLETPRSLSMKFRPKSFSDLVGQNVVVRSLLGAISRGRITSFYLFYGPRGTGKTSASRMFAAALNCLSVVEQRPCGLCRECVLLFSGRSKDVKEVDSVRINRADQVKSLIKNASIPPVSSRFKVFFIDECQLLNGETWASISNSLENLSQHVVFVMITPDLDKLPPSAVSRAQRYHFPKVKDADIVCRLEKICAEEGLEFEQDALDFIAAKSCGSVRDAEMMLDQMSLLGKKINISLAYELTGIVSDDELLDLLDLALSSDTSNTVIRARELMRSRIDPLQLVSQLANLIMDILAGKCENGGSEVRSRFSRRYSSEADLQKLNNALKVLSDTEKHLRFSKNQTTWFTVALLQLSSVDCQSVDANDTKLSLRGACNGGQSLEHFDTGLCDNKSYRLEVPEDHKGTLDSIWYKATEMCHSGQLKNFLRKKGKLSSLHVDRSTACLAIAELEFHHRHHVSKAEKSWKAIASSMQFILGCNIELRITYAPCASDPKYAKLRSSFSIFGCSRRIRQQKSLSSNERGSESDYADNNSENPKKDRTSTSDCGMDAATALRSSEGNLLSSGERFLNRSFQETKRTSFAKVDFSKEEGYNCAHLDPSMLDSDNNHSNCFPKTLWLQKKFRSSYSSKLTFQGILPQKDFVVSVPKKCTCSGT